In a single window of the Candidatus Methylomirabilota bacterium genome:
- a CDS encoding peroxidase: MALLEYTERITRDAASMTRTEIQRLREKGVSDEEILHTVEIASYFNYINRVTDALGVELESEWGA, translated from the coding sequence TTGGCGCTCCTGGAGTACACCGAGCGGATTACCCGGGATGCCGCTTCGATGACTCGAACCGAGATCCAACGACTCCGGGAAAAAGGGGTATCCGATGAAGAGATCCTCCATACGGTGGAGATCGCCAGCTATTTCAACTATATCAACCGTGTCACCGATGCCTTGGGGGTGGAGCTGGAATCTGAGTGGGGGGCGTGA
- a CDS encoding peroxidase, whose product MTWINVIEEREAQGNLKSLYEGLRKQTGMVPNIMKVFSLHPEAMGATLQMFQVLMYGPAALGRAQREMIALVVSSINRCHY is encoded by the coding sequence ATGACATGGATCAACGTGATAGAGGAACGCGAGGCCCAGGGGAATCTCAAGAGCCTCTACGAAGGACTCCGGAAACAGACGGGGATGGTCCCCAATATCATGAAGGTCTTCAGTCTCCATCCGGAGGCGATGGGGGCTACCCTGCAGATGTTCCAGGTCCTGATGTATGGCCCAGCGGCATTGGGCCGTGCCCAGCGGGAGATGATCGCCCTCGTCGTCTCATCCATCAATCGGTGCCACTACTGA